In one window of Thermotoga sp. Mc24 DNA:
- the rplU gene encoding 50S ribosomal protein L21: MYAIVETAGRQYKVEEGKILYTERQKDYSPGDEIVFDRVVFLRKDGEVLVGKPYVEGVKVIGRVLEHAKARKVKTVKYRPRKSSKVEKGHRQWYTAIRIEKIEL, encoded by the coding sequence TTGTACGCCATCGTGGAAACGGCTGGCAGGCAGTACAAGGTCGAGGAAGGAAAGATTCTCTACACTGAAAGGCAGAAAGATTACTCCCCGGGTGACGAGATCGTCTTTGACAGAGTTGTGTTCCTCAGGAAAGATGGAGAAGTGCTTGTCGGAAAACCTTATGTTGAAGGTGTCAAAGTCATTGGAAGGGTCTTGGAACACGCAAAGGCCAGAAAAGTGAAAACCGTGAAGTACAGACCCAGAAAGAGCAGCAAGGTGGAAAAAGGACACAGACAGTGGTACACCGCCATCAGAATTGAAAAGATTGAACTATGA
- a CDS encoding helix-turn-helix domain-containing protein, which translates to MYPTKEQEKKLAKHFDHTLRRIWPGMA; encoded by the coding sequence ATCTACCCCACGAAAGAACAAGAAAAAAAACTGGCTAAACATTTTGATCACACCTTGCGAAGAATTTGGCCAGGTATGGCTTGA
- the rpoD gene encoding RNA polymerase sigma factor RpoD — translation MAKKEKVTMNEEQQVLQEQHQEQTQEQTQEQKETLPPQVEKRIKKLISLGKKKGYITYEDIDKAFPPDFEDFDTNLIERIHEELEKHGINIVESESEEEEMSVPGDEQELEELLERESPEIHDSSNVRDSIKMYLKEIGKIPLLTPAQERELARRAQMGDKKAKEKLITSNLRLVVSIAKRYMGRGLSFQDLIQEGNIGLLKAVEKFDWRKGYKFSTYATWWIRQAITRAIADQARTIRIPVHMVETINKLNRLRREYYQKHGEEPSIEELAKMMGKPPEKIKEILEAAKETISLESPIGEDEDSSIEDFVADDSIASPKKEAMRMLMREELEKVLKTLSPREAMVLRMRYGLLDGKPKTLEEVGQYFNVTRERIRQIEVKALRKLRHPSRSKYLKSLLSLMDENEG, via the coding sequence ATGGCGAAGAAGGAAAAAGTCACAATGAACGAAGAACAGCAGGTTCTTCAGGAACAGCACCAGGAGCAGACGCAGGAGCAGACACAGGAACAGAAAGAAACGCTTCCTCCTCAGGTAGAAAAACGTATAAAAAAACTCATCAGTTTAGGAAAAAAGAAAGGTTACATAACATATGAGGATATAGATAAAGCTTTTCCTCCAGACTTCGAAGACTTTGATACGAATCTGATAGAGAGAATACATGAAGAACTGGAAAAACATGGAATAAACATTGTGGAAAGTGAATCTGAGGAAGAAGAAATGAGTGTTCCCGGTGACGAACAGGAACTAGAAGAACTTTTGGAGAGAGAATCCCCTGAGATACACGATTCGAGCAACGTAAGGGATTCCATCAAGATGTATCTCAAAGAGATAGGAAAAATACCACTTCTAACACCAGCTCAAGAACGTGAACTCGCAAGACGAGCACAGATGGGCGATAAAAAGGCCAAAGAGAAACTAATAACATCGAATCTGAGGCTTGTTGTCAGTATAGCTAAGCGCTACATGGGACGCGGTCTTTCTTTCCAGGACCTCATACAGGAAGGAAACATAGGACTTCTGAAGGCGGTAGAGAAGTTCGACTGGAGGAAGGGTTACAAATTCAGTACGTACGCTACCTGGTGGATCAGACAGGCAATCACAAGAGCGATAGCGGATCAGGCAAGGACCATCAGGATACCTGTCCACATGGTGGAAACTATAAACAAACTGAACAGGTTGAGAAGAGAGTACTATCAGAAACACGGTGAAGAACCATCCATAGAAGAACTCGCAAAGATGATGGGCAAACCCCCAGAAAAGATAAAGGAAATACTCGAAGCAGCGAAGGAAACCATATCCCTGGAATCTCCTATAGGTGAAGATGAAGATTCTTCCATCGAAGACTTTGTGGCTGACGATTCCATAGCCTCTCCAAAGAAAGAGGCCATGAGGATGCTCATGAGGGAAGAGCTCGAGAAAGTCTTGAAAACTCTGAGCCCGAGAGAAGCGATGGTTCTGAGAATGAGGTACGGCTTGCTCGATGGAAAACCAAAAACGCTTGAAGAAGTTGGCCAGTATTTCAATGTCACAAGAGAAAGGATCAGGCAGATAGAAGTCAAAGCACTGCGGAAGTTGAGACATCCATCGAGGAGCAAGTATCTGAAATCACTGCTCTCTCTGATGGATGAAAACGAAGGGTGA
- the dnaG gene encoding DNA primase: MIPREVIEEIKEKVDIVEVISEYVNLTRVGSSYRALCPFHSETNPSFYVHPGLKIYHCFGCGASGDVIKFLQEMEGISFQEALERLAKRAGIDLSLYRTEGTSEYGKYIRLYEETWKRYVKELEKSKEAKDYLKSRGFSEEDIAKFGFGYVPKRSSISIEVAEGMNITPEELVRYGIALKKGDRFVDRFEERIVVPIKNDSGHIVAFGGRALGNEEPKYLNSPETRYFSKKKILFLFDEAKKVAKEVGFFVITEGYFDALAFRRDGIPTAVAVLGASLSREAILKLSAYSKNVILCFDNDRAGFRATLKSLEDLLEYEFNVLVATPSPYKDPDELFQKEWEGSLKKMLKNSRSFEYFLVTAGEVFFDKNSPAGVRSYLSFLKGWVQRMRKKGYLKHVENLVKEASASLQIPENQILNFFESEKSNTMLVHGSRSSKVYDEGRGLAYLFLNYEDLRGKILELDLEVLEDENAREFFKRVSSDEDLSEAIENFPKELKDWVFETIESIPPPKDPEKFLADLSEKLKIRRIERRIAEIDEMIKKVSNDEERRLLLSMKLDLLRKIKRR; the protein is encoded by the coding sequence GTGATTCCTCGAGAGGTCATCGAGGAAATAAAAGAAAAAGTTGACATCGTAGAAGTCATTTCAGAGTATGTGAATCTCACCCGGGTAGGTTCTTCCTACAGGGCTCTCTGTCCCTTTCATTCAGAAACCAATCCTTCTTTTTACGTTCATCCGGGTTTGAAGATATACCATTGTTTCGGCTGTGGTGCGAGCGGGGATGTCATCAAATTTCTTCAGGAAATGGAAGGGATCAGTTTCCAGGAAGCGCTGGAAAGACTTGCCAAGAGAGCTGGGATTGATCTTTCTCTCTACAGAACAGAAGGGACTTCTGAATACGGAAAATACATTCGTTTGTACGAAGAAACGTGGAAAAGGTACGTCAAAGAGCTGGAGAAATCGAAAGAGGCAAAAGACTATTTAAAAAGCAGAGGCTTTTCTGAAGAAGATATAGCAAAGTTTGGCTTTGGGTACGTTCCTAAGAGATCCAGCATCTCTATAGAAGTTGCAGAAGGCATGAACATAACACCGGAAGAACTTGTCAGATACGGTATCGCGTTAAAAAAGGGTGATCGATTCGTTGATAGATTCGAAGAAAGAATCGTTGTTCCAATAAAGAACGACAGTGGACATATTGTGGCTTTTGGTGGGCGTGCTCTCGGCAACGAAGAACCAAAGTATTTGAACTCTCCAGAGACCAGGTATTTTTCGAAGAAGAAAATCCTTTTTCTCTTCGATGAGGCGAAAAAAGTGGCAAAAGAGGTCGGTTTTTTCGTCATCACTGAAGGCTACTTCGACGCGCTCGCATTCAGAAGGGATGGAATACCAACGGCGGTCGCTGTTCTTGGGGCGAGTCTTTCAAGGGAAGCAATTCTGAAGCTTTCGGCGTATTCGAAAAATGTCATACTGTGTTTCGATAATGACAGAGCAGGCTTCAGAGCCACTCTCAAATCCCTCGAAGACCTCCTTGAATACGAATTCAACGTGCTTGTAGCAACCCCCTCTCCTTACAAAGATCCGGATGAACTCTTTCAGAAGGAATGGGAAGGTTCGCTGAAAAAGATGCTGAAAAACTCACGTTCGTTCGAATATTTCCTGGTGACTGCTGGTGAAGTCTTCTTTGACAAAAACAGCCCCGCGGGTGTGAGATCCTACCTTTCTTTCCTCAAAGGTTGGGTCCAGAGGATGAGAAAGAAAGGATATTTGAAACATGTAGAAAATCTCGTGAAGGAAGCTTCGGCTTCTCTCCAGATACCAGAAAACCAGATTTTGAACTTTTTTGAGAGTGAAAAGTCTAACACTATGCTTGTTCATGGATCCAGGTCGTCAAAGGTTTACGATGAGGGAAGAGGACTTGCTTACCTGTTTTTGAACTACGAAGATTTGAGGGGAAAGATTCTGGAGCTGGACTTAGAGGTACTGGAAGATGAAAACGCGAGAGAATTTTTCAAGAGGGTTTCATCCGATGAAGATTTAAGCGAAGCTATAGAAAACTTTCCAAAAGAGTTGAAAGATTGGGTTTTTGAAACGATAGAAAGCATTCCTCCTCCAAAGGATCCCGAGAAATTTCTCGCTGACCTCTCCGAAAAGTTGAAAATCCGGCGGATAGAGAGACGTATTGCAGAAATAGATGAGATGATAAAAAAGGTTTCAAACGATGAGGAAAGGCGTCTTCTTCTCTCTATGAAGTTGGATCTCCTCAGAAAAATAAAGAGGAGGTGA
- the jag gene encoding RNA-binding cell elongation regulator Jag/EloR, whose amino-acid sequence MKKIVEKAPTVEEAVEKVVEKYGLGEGEYTVNVLEKGFHGIFGLFSKEAVVEVQINKAYFERRLKEFLTEILQVVDPEVKITVKSSGRSFFVDVESENVGRLIGKHGKTMGALQHIVMIFLNRLSDTKLNVILDMGDYREKRKKSLEKIVEEAVKKAISEKTKVVLDPMFSFERKMVHKLVRKYRGVISYSVGVEPYRRVVIEYSGTRREGRRKHDIKESI is encoded by the coding sequence ATGAAGAAAATAGTAGAAAAAGCTCCTACAGTAGAGGAAGCGGTTGAAAAGGTGGTTGAAAAATACGGTCTCGGAGAAGGAGAGTATACGGTCAACGTGCTGGAAAAAGGATTTCATGGAATATTCGGTCTCTTTTCAAAAGAAGCGGTTGTTGAGGTGCAGATCAACAAAGCTTACTTCGAGAGAAGGTTGAAGGAATTTCTGACTGAGATTTTGCAGGTGGTAGATCCTGAAGTCAAAATAACTGTAAAATCTTCTGGAAGGAGTTTCTTTGTTGACGTGGAGAGCGAAAACGTAGGAAGGCTCATAGGTAAACACGGAAAAACCATGGGCGCACTTCAACACATAGTGATGATCTTCCTCAACAGATTGAGTGATACAAAGCTAAACGTGATTCTGGATATGGGAGATTACAGGGAAAAGCGGAAGAAATCTCTTGAAAAGATAGTAGAAGAAGCCGTCAAAAAGGCCATTTCTGAGAAGACCAAAGTGGTACTGGATCCCATGTTTTCATTCGAAAGGAAAATGGTTCACAAGCTTGTGAGAAAATACAGAGGTGTGATAAGCTACTCGGTTGGTGTGGAACCCTACAGAAGAGTTGTGATAGAGTATTCTGGAACAAGGCGAGAGGGGAGAAGAAAACATGATATTAAGGAAAGCATATGA
- a CDS encoding ribosomal-processing cysteine protease Prp produces MIKVTVTNTFFEVTGHTPDKTLCASVSLLTQHVANFLKAEKKARVERGSGYLKVKFEKLENCEVKVLAAMVRSLKELEQKFPSQIKVEVIDNGS; encoded by the coding sequence ATGATAAAGGTGACTGTGACTAATACTTTTTTTGAAGTAACAGGACATACACCAGACAAAACACTGTGCGCTTCAGTTAGTCTTTTGACACAACATGTGGCGAACTTCCTGAAAGCCGAGAAAAAAGCGAGAGTAGAAAGAGGATCCGGTTATCTGAAAGTGAAATTTGAGAAACTCGAAAACTGTGAAGTGAAAGTACTAGCAGCTATGGTGAGATCTTTGAAAGAACTCGAACAAAAGTTTCCTTCTCAGATCAAAGTGGAGGTGATCGATAATGGCTCATAA
- a CDS encoding cupin domain-containing protein, whose translation MILRKAYDVTPQEISTDKVRGVRKRVLIGLKNAPNFVMRLFTVEPGGLIDRHDHPWEHEIFVLKGKLTVLKEQGEETAEEGFCIFVGPNEIHGFRNDTDSEVEFLCLIPKEGGE comes from the coding sequence ATGATATTAAGGAAAGCATATGATGTCACTCCCCAGGAAATTTCGACTGATAAAGTACGAGGAGTTCGTAAAAGAGTCCTCATAGGCTTGAAAAACGCTCCGAACTTTGTCATGAGACTTTTCACGGTGGAACCTGGTGGTCTCATTGACAGACATGATCATCCATGGGAACACGAGATATTCGTTTTGAAGGGAAAACTCACGGTTTTGAAAGAGCAAGGGGAGGAGACGGCAGAAGAGGGTTTTTGCATCTTCGTGGGCCCCAATGAAATACACGGTTTCAGAAACGATACAGATTCCGAGGTGGAATTTCTCTGTTTGATACCTAAGGAAGGCGGAGAGTAA
- the rplM gene encoding 50S ribosomal protein L13: MARYFPVQKTTMIKPEEVERKWYVVDASGKVLGRLATRIAKILMGKHKPNYTPHVDTGDYVIVVNADKVVLTGKKLDQKVYYWHSGYPGGLKSLTARQMLEKHPERLIWLAVKRMLPKNRQSRKMLKRLKVYASPEHPHQAQKPEPIEL; encoded by the coding sequence ATGGCTAGGTACTTTCCTGTTCAGAAGACAACTATGATAAAACCTGAAGAGGTTGAAAGAAAATGGTACGTGGTGGACGCTTCCGGAAAGGTTCTCGGAAGACTCGCGACGCGCATAGCAAAGATACTGATGGGAAAACACAAGCCCAATTACACTCCGCACGTTGACACGGGGGATTACGTCATCGTTGTGAACGCTGACAAGGTGGTTCTCACCGGAAAGAAGCTCGATCAGAAGGTTTATTACTGGCATTCTGGTTATCCCGGAGGTTTGAAGTCTCTGACAGCAAGACAGATGCTGGAAAAGCATCCCGAAAGGCTCATATGGCTCGCTGTCAAAAGGATGCTTCCGAAGAACAGACAGAGCCGAAAAATGCTCAAAAGGCTCAAAGTTTATGCGTCACCCGAACATCCACATCAGGCGCAGAAACCTGAGCCTATTGAACTGTGA
- the rpmA gene encoding 50S ribosomal protein L27 yields MAHKKSGGVAKNGRDSLPKYLGVKVGDGQIVKAGNILVRQRGTRFYPGKNVGMGRDFTLFALKDGRVKFETKNNKKYVSVYEE; encoded by the coding sequence ATGGCTCATAAAAAGAGCGGTGGTGTTGCAAAGAACGGTAGAGATAGCCTTCCAAAATATTTGGGAGTCAAAGTGGGTGATGGCCAGATTGTCAAGGCAGGAAACATCCTCGTGAGACAGAGAGGGACAAGATTTTATCCTGGAAAAAACGTTGGTATGGGAAGAGATTTCACCCTGTTTGCACTGAAGGATGGCAGGGTGAAGTTTGAAACGAAAAACAACAAAAAGTATGTGAGTGTTTATGAGGAGTGA
- a CDS encoding ECF transporter S component → MNSIKKISFVGIFSALATLVMFLEFPIFPQASFLKYDPSEIPALIVSFLLGPGVGMFVILVKDILFFLMKSGDPVGIAMNAVLGMSFVGIAGLIYHRNKNRVTAIKGMIVATLFTTAFALGLNALIVPLYFKAPFELYLKFFPFILAFNLVKFGVDSVVTFFVYKKVSSIFKLETVEGRSNNG, encoded by the coding sequence GTGAACAGCATAAAGAAAATCTCCTTCGTGGGTATTTTCTCGGCTCTTGCAACCCTGGTGATGTTTTTGGAGTTTCCAATATTCCCACAGGCGAGTTTCCTGAAATACGATCCCAGTGAAATACCGGCTCTCATAGTGAGTTTCTTACTGGGACCCGGGGTTGGTATGTTTGTTATCCTGGTGAAAGATATTCTCTTCTTCCTCATGAAGTCTGGTGATCCTGTGGGAATCGCGATGAACGCTGTGCTGGGAATGTCCTTTGTGGGAATAGCCGGTCTCATTTATCACAGAAACAAGAACAGAGTAACGGCGATAAAAGGCATGATCGTCGCTACACTTTTCACCACGGCGTTCGCCCTAGGATTGAACGCTCTCATCGTGCCGCTTTACTTCAAAGCTCCGTTCGAACTTTATCTGAAATTTTTCCCGTTCATACTGGCTTTCAATCTGGTGAAATTTGGAGTCGACTCGGTTGTGACGTTTTTTGTTTACAAGAAAGTTTCCAGTATCTTTAAACTGGAAACAGTGGAAGGGAGGAGCAACAATGGCTAG
- the rpsI gene encoding 30S ribosomal protein S9, giving the protein MAEVIGYYGTGRRKTAVARVYLRPGEGKVKVNGKEYDSLNDYFKNPAWTKHAIEPLEVTNTLGKFDLVIRVNGGGLSGQSGAVRLGIARALLQYDQKLRPVLKKYKMLTRDPREVERKKYGLKKARRAPQFSKR; this is encoded by the coding sequence ATGGCTGAAGTGATAGGATACTACGGAACAGGAAGGAGAAAGACCGCTGTTGCGAGAGTTTACCTGAGACCGGGAGAAGGAAAAGTGAAGGTCAATGGAAAAGAGTACGACAGCCTGAATGACTATTTCAAAAATCCCGCGTGGACAAAGCACGCGATAGAACCCCTCGAAGTAACCAACACACTTGGCAAATTCGATCTTGTCATAAGGGTTAACGGTGGAGGTTTGTCTGGCCAGTCCGGTGCCGTGAGGCTTGGCATCGCCAGAGCCCTCCTTCAGTACGACCAGAAGCTGAGGCCTGTTCTCAAGAAATACAAGATGCTCACAAGGGATCCAAGAGAAGTGGAAAGAAAGAAGTACGGCTTGAAAAAGGCAAGAAGAGCTCCTCAGTTCTCCAAGAGATGA